The Rhizobium sp. Pop5 genome segment CAGCCCCTCTCATCTCGGCTATTCCTCCAATGTAGTAGAGCACTTCCGCCACAACGATCAAATCAAACCTCTCGTCAGGTGAAAACTGTTGAACATCAGAGACTATCCAGCTGATGTGCGGATAATCCCTCATGCGTCGACGCGATCTTTCTATAGCGTGAGGCACAACATCGATCACGGTGAGCCGTTTGCAGTGGGGGGCTAGCTGCACCGTAAATGCGCCGGCAGCGCATCCCACTTCGAGCGCATTTGAGATGGATCCCTGGGCAAGCGCCAAGCGGAGCATTTGCGTGTGACGCTCACGCTCGAATGGATTGGCGTCGAGTCCCCATGGATCGGGTGCAGCCAGTTCCCGATTCAGCAATTGATAATTGTCGCTCTGTGTCAACTCGTTCACCTCGGTAAATAGATCTTACTCGTCGCTGCACATGCAGTCAGACGTCGTTCGCGCGGCAGGATCGCGGGCGGGGTTGAGCCTTCGAGGCGCTGTCGCATGTCCAGAACATTCTGTAGTGCGCGCATCAGTCGCCGGATGTTGATTCGAGTTGCCAGCAGAGCTGCGCGACAGCCAGTCGCTATTGCTCAGCGTGCACAGCGCGTAGGCTTTCAAGGGAAGTAGCAGAAAAATATTGATGAATGCATGCAGAGAGAACCCGAGAAACCGTAGTTGGCGGGCCCGAAGCGCGACAACGCTGCAGTGGATCATCGTCATGGCCACAATCATCAGGGCTGCCAACCAAGGCACGGTGCCCGTCAATGCAAGCTGTGCGAGCCCCGTCAGCACCGATAGTGCCAGAAGCAGCGGTCCGAGGTTCTGTCCGACAACGTCGAGCGTAAGGAAACGATTGAGGTTGGGCAGCAGGCGCAGCCCAAGCAACGTGTCCCGGTACGTGCTCCGCGCCCAGCGTAGTTGTTGGCGCAGATACGGTCCTAGCTTGTTCGGAACGACTGTCGCTGCGATGGCGCTCGGCACGTACTCCGTTCGAAAGCCTGCCTTCAGCATGAGAATGGTGAGATGCCGATCCTCACCGAAATCGCTTGGCTTTCCCCGAAAATACTGTGATTCGTACTGGTCAAGCAGCGAAGCGAGCGCAGAGCGACGGTAGATAGCACATGGACCGCAGCAGCACATAACGGCTCCGAAGCGAGCTTGTGCCGCACGCTCCTCGTTGCAAGCCAGCCAGTACTCCATATCGATCAAACGGGTCAGCCAACTATCGTTTCGGTTGCGGGCCGTCAACTGTCCCATGGCCGCGCCGACAGCCGGATCTTGCATTTTAGGCACGAGCTTCCTGATGACGTCAGATGCGAGGATCGTGTCGGAGTCGACGTTTAACACCATATCTCCAGCAGAGCGGCGTATCGCGGCGATCTGTGCCTTCCGTTTACCGACATTCTGGGGAAGCAGGAGAATATTGAATCTGGGGTCTCGTGCGAAGGCCTCGTGCACAGGTCGCAAAGCCTCGCGATTTTCGGAACCGTCATCAACTAGGTAAACCTGCAGCCTTCCCCCGTATTCCTGACCCGCAATAGAAGCCAGGCACTCCGAAAGCGTGCGGGGATCCTCGTTGAAGCTTGGCACGATGACATCTACGCTGGGCAGCTCGTCAAAGCCGTCCAAGCCCTGGGACACCAATGAAACATCGGTCGGCAGAGAATAAACGGCCTGCATGCTTTTATAAGCAGTCGAGAGAAGTGTATAAAGCGAGACGGCGACAGTGCTGGTTGTGTCAAGCATATCCATCGGATCTTCAGAACTCCCGAGTAAGCGAGCGGAATACAAAGCCGCGATCATGTAAAGCTGGAATTATCCTAGATAACGCCATAATAGTCTGGTGGCGCAGACTGCGGTCAGTTCCTTGCTGCATTTCACTGGAGGGACAACCGTCGTGCAAGAGCACGATTGACCCCGGTCGGACAGACTGCAGCACATCATTGACAATGGCGTCGGCCCCGGGAAGAGACCAGTCTCGTGGATCTACCGACCAGTGCACGGCAGTGAGTTCCGCATTCGCCGAAGCCTTGAGCACTTCTTCGGTCCAGATGCCGTAAGGAGCCCGGATGTGCCGTACCACCGCCTGAGGCGCCGCCATTTTTATGACTCTGTTTGTCTCGAGTATCTGACGTTGCACCTCGTCGGGTTCGCAGTCAGACAGGTCTGGATGCGTCATTGTGTGGTTGGCGACTTCATGCCCCTCTGCAATCATTCGCTGGATCAATTTCGATTGATCGGCCAGGAACTCGCCGATGACGAAGAATGTTGCCGGCACCCGGTGTTCAGCCAGAATATCGAGAATCTCCGGTGTACAAAATGGATGCGGACCGTCGTCGAACGTCAAATAAACGCTGTTACGACCAGTGCCGTCATCGCGCTCACCGTGCACTTCGCACGAGCAATCGAGGTGCGTCATTGCTCTCGTCCTTTCCGGTAAATTATCCTTGTGGGCCATTCGGAGACCGGCCACCAAAGGGTAGGATGATGACGCCGCGCGTGGACGCAGGTCGAAACGCGCGCGTGGCAGCGTGTAGCGTACGCCGTTTCCCCTAAATAGCGGTCACCAGGCCGCCTCGTCTGAATCTGTCAATACCGCGGCTCGTTGCGGACTGTACCGAGTGCGATTGGTGGTGAACCCCCGAGCTGTCGACGATTGCAAGGTGATGCAATGGGCTGATCGACCGCTTATGCAAGCATTACATTCCAAAGCCACACATTTGACCCCTCTACACCACTGGGCGCGCCATCGACGACTTGATTTCCGTCAAGATGCTCGTCTAATGGATCACGCCATTCAATTCGTAAAATCGATTGTTTGGATGATACCCATTCACAGCATAGATAAAATTCGAGCTCCACGGTTCCTAAACGGACCGAGCCTGTTGTCGTGACTGGCGGGGGACTTGCGTCGTCGCTCCCTGGAAGAACTTATCACGGCTCGGCATTGGCGGCTTTCTAACCTACTCTGGGTAAAGCTCTGGAGCAGATTGAAACCTTCCGGAAGCCTGAAAGCGCCGGATAGGATCGCTCGGCTATGGCTGTCAAACGACTCGAGGAACTAGTCCCACTTGCCGAATTGAAGAACTCACCCCATCGCCCGGATGGTGACCACCGTCGAGAGGTGAAAGCAGGCGGTCCAATAATGCTGTGAGACCACGCGACCATTTGAGGTGATCAGGATCGAGCCGTTGTCGTAGCGCGGGACACCATTTGGAAAACACCCGGGCCCGATGGGCCTCCAAGTGCAGGTAACCGAGCTCGTAGTGGAACAAGCCCTCAATCGAGCGTGTTTACCGCCCCGATGAACAAATTTTCCGGGAACGTGAACCGAGCTTCTTAAGCCCAGGACGATACTGATGCCAACACGGTAGTTTGTGATGCCTGTTAATGTGGCGGTGCGACCAAGCTGCCGAACGCCAGATATTTCAGAGCCTCAACCTTAGACCGGAAATTCCGGCTCGTATTCACGCCATCGATCAGGAGCACTTCAAGGGGCGCAGTATCATCGGTGTGCACGTACGGCACGGCAATGGCGAAGATATAATGGACCATGCGACCTTCTCGCCCGATGCGATACGGTAATTCGCTTTCCGCCGGCCAGCGCCTTCACGCGCTATGCCCGTCTCTTCGTGCCACGTGTTATTGAGTTCGACTTGAAAAATCCGACTCGCTTGATCTTGACTGATGAATCGTCCGAGCATGAGCTGGCTTGATGGACCGGCACTCCGCTGAACAAATTCTCGGCGCCCTCGCAGGATTGAGGAGAGGTGTTCACTGGATCGCGATGTGGGCGCAGCACCCGACGAGACAAGGTCGGGGCGCATCTTCTCCTAGCGTCTCGCGCGTCCAAAGGCTTGCCGAATCATTGTTGTGAAGGGTAGCTATTGGGCGCCTTCGGTGAATGGAAACGGCACCGCGCGCTCGACCCGCATCATTGGCATAGCAAGCTCGCACTTTGGCGATTCCGATGGGACGAGGACGTTCGCGCGCCACAGCTTCGTCGGCGCCTTAGCCGACGCCCTGCCTGATGCGAGGGCGTTCGTCGGGCTTGGTCGACAGATCGCCATCAAGCTGATGTTCGTGCTCTATGCGGTCGTGGGCGTGGCCGGTGCCGTTCTTTATTCCCGCATCCCGACACGTCTGGCAAACCGCGCGACCACAGAAGCCGCCGCCGCGCTAGGTCCTTAGCGCGCATCGTCCTTGCAACTCGCAACTCACTCAGCCTCGACGCATTCGCAGGCGTGATAACGCCGGCTGCGAAAAACAGAAGATGCACTGTTGTAGTCTCCGGCTCCCGCCGCTGCTTGGATGACGGCTTGCGCCAGTCGTTGACAAAACTCAATTGGCCAGCCATCATTCCCGTTGCCCGGCCATTTGTAATGATTAAGTCTGAGGTGGTGCCATGCCTCGCATGATCAGGTTCATGCTCACGCGGTTGGCGACGGGGTTCGCAATTGGATCCGCCGTGGGCTTCTTCGTTCGGCAAAATGGATTTGCCGCGGCAGGCACGCTTGAGGATTATCTCGCGCAGGGCCTGTTCATCTACCTCTTCGCAAGCACCATCAGCATGGGTTACCTCGCGACGGCCCTGCTCCTCGAAGAATAGCGCCAGACGCTCTCCGTCGCATGTTGGTGCTCGTTGCGCCCGTTCGTCTGCACTTCCCTATAAGCCCGCCAGTCCAATGGTATCCGCATGTGTCGTCAGCGCCACCGTTGATGCGGACAAGGCCTGAAGCAAGCGATGAAGACAGTCGAGATGACAAAAACAATCCGTCCTGGTGCATTTTTGCGCCTGGCCATAACGGAGCAAGCGATCGCCATATTGACGGTTGTTGAATTCCGGCGCGGTTATCGCCCTGCCCCGAGGTCAGCACGCCTTCCGCAGCAGATCGACGCTGTCGACCACGACGACCCTGCCTCTGACTTCGACCCCTGCAGGACCGAGGGCAGCGAAAGCCCGCGAAAGGGCTTCGGGCGCAACCCCGAGTTTGCCGGCCAGAATTCTCTTCCGGTAAGGCAGGCGAAAGGTGGCCTGCGATGCTGAGGCCGGGCAGCGGCTGACGAGGTAATTCGCAACACGCTGTGCAGCCGTGTGCAGCCGGTCTCCCGCTATGCAATCCATGGCACCGAGCAGATGCCGGGCCATGATGCGCATGACGTTGCGACGCATGACGGGGTCCCGGTCGGCAAGCGCCCGCAACTCCACAAGGTCGAACAACGCGACCTCTGCGCCGTCGGCGGACCATGCGCTGTAGGTGTAGGAGCCGCCTCCCGACAGGAGATATTCACCGAACGTCTCGCCCGGTTCGCAGATGCAGATATCTGCCTGGCGCCCCGCGGATTCCGACTTCGAAAGTCGCACGAAGCCGCGCATCACGCAATAGACGAACGACGCCTGCTGGCCCTCGGCGATGATCCGCTCGTCCGGTGCGAAGCTCTGGAACTGAGCCGTGTCGGCCAGTTCTTCTATCCTTGCTTTGTCCAGGCCGTGAAACAGGTCAGATCGCAAAAGTATGGGATGTCTCGATAGCATCGATCTTCCTTTCGTTTCGGCCGTGAGCGGTTCAAGGTCTTTTGCAATCGGTTTCGTCCTCGACGAGGATTCGCCAAGCTGCTCCTTCAAGGTCGTCGTACTGTCGGTTCGTCAGCGACCAGAGGAACGCCAGGAGACCCATTCCCCCCATCAGCATTGCGATCGGCATCAGATAGATCAGCATGTTCATGTGGTTTCAACTTCCGCACGTCCGCCGGCAAGCGGCTCGCTCCATAGGCCGAAGGCATTTAATCGCAGCGCATTCGTCACGACGACGATCGACGAAGTCGACATGGCCACCGCCGCTATCAGCGGCGTTGCCCCGCCGGCGATTGCGATCGGTACCGCAAGCACGTTGTAACCGATGGCGAGAGCAAAGTTCTGGCGAATGAGGCTGGCGGATCTTCGTGCAACGGCGATTGCCTCAGGAACGGCATCGAGACGATCGTTGAAGAAGATAAGGTCGGCGGCTTGCCTGCCGACGTCGGATGCGGTTGCGGGCGCCATCGAGACCTGCGCGGCGGCCAGCGCCGGTGCGTCGTTGATCCCGTCGCCGACCATGAGCACGCGATAGCCCTCGGCGCCCAGCCTCTGGAGTTCCTCGACCTTCTGTTTCGGCCCCAGGTCGCCCAGAGCTTTGCCGATACCGAGAGCCCGCGCTGTGTTGTCGACGACGGCCTGCCTGTCTCCGGATACTATCAGCGTTTCTATACCGGCTGCAGCGAGCTGGCGGAAAGCCTCCGCGGCGCCCGGACGAAGCGTGTCGTCAAACAGGAAACGGGCGAGATCGACGCCGTTTTTCGACAGGACCACCTCCGAAAACGGAGTATCGCCCGCGGGCGTGAGCCCGGTTCCGCAGGCAAAGGCCCGGTTGCCGAGCCGATAGAAGTCCGCTCCTTTCCAGGCTTCCAGCCCCCCGCCGGCGATTTCCGTGACCCTGTCGAAGGCGAAGGGGTAAGAGATGTCTATGTCCCGCACCAGACCCTGGGAAAGCGGATGCCGTGAATGCGCCGCCATTGCGCAAACGATGGCTCT includes the following:
- the nodS gene encoding nodulation methyltransferase NodS, with product MNELTQSDNYQLLNRELAAPDPWGLDANPFERERHTQMLRLALAQGSISNALEVGCAAGAFTVQLAPHCKRLTVIDVVPHAIERSRRRMRDYPHISWIVSDVQQFSPDERFDLIVVAEVLYYIGGIAEMRGAVQNLVRMLAPDGYLVFGSARDANCRRWGHVAGAETVLGMLNETLLEVERLECRGESVNEDCLLACFRNPAS
- the nodC gene encoding chitooligosaccharide synthase NodC, producing MDMLDTTSTVAVSLYTLLSTAYKSMQAVYSLPTDVSLVSQGLDGFDELPSVDVIVPSFNEDPRTLSECLASIAGQEYGGRLQVYLVDDGSENREALRPVHEAFARDPRFNILLLPQNVGKRKAQIAAIRRSAGDMVLNVDSDTILASDVIRKLVPKMQDPAVGAAMGQLTARNRNDSWLTRLIDMEYWLACNEERAAQARFGAVMCCCGPCAIYRRSALASLLDQYESQYFRGKPSDFGEDRHLTILMLKAGFRTEYVPSAIAATVVPNKLGPYLRQQLRWARSTYRDTLLGLRLLPNLNRFLTLDVVGQNLGPLLLALSVLTGLAQLALTGTVPWLAALMIVAMTMIHCSVVALRARQLRFLGFSLHAFINIFLLLPLKAYALCTLSNSDWLSRSSAGNSNQHPATDARTTECSGHATAPRRLNPARDPAARTTSDCMCSDE
- the nodB gene encoding chitooligosaccharide deacetylase NodB, whose protein sequence is MTHLDCSCEVHGERDDGTGRNSVYLTFDDGPHPFCTPEILDILAEHRVPATFFVIGEFLADQSKLIQRMIAEGHEVANHTMTHPDLSDCEPDEVQRQILETNRVIKMAAPQAVVRHIRAPYGIWTEEVLKASANAELTAVHWSVDPRDWSLPGADAIVNDVLQSVRPGSIVLLHDGCPSSEMQQGTDRSLRHQTIMALSRIIPALHDRGFVFRSLTREF
- a CDS encoding Crp/Fnr family transcriptional regulator codes for the protein MLSRHPILLRSDLFHGLDKARIEELADTAQFQSFAPDERIIAEGQQASFVYCVMRGFVRLSKSESAGRQADICICEPGETFGEYLLSGGGSYTYSAWSADGAEVALFDLVELRALADRDPVMRRNVMRIMARHLLGAMDCIAGDRLHTAAQRVANYLVSRCPASASQATFRLPYRKRILAGKLGVAPEALSRAFAALGPAGVEVRGRVVVVDSVDLLRKAC
- the ccoS gene encoding cbb3-type cytochrome oxidase assembly protein CcoS codes for the protein MNMLIYLMPIAMLMGGMGLLAFLWSLTNRQYDDLEGAAWRILVEDETDCKRP